Genomic window (Amaranthus tricolor cultivar Red isolate AtriRed21 chromosome 7, ASM2621246v1, whole genome shotgun sequence):
ctaaattcattcattaatagttagattattttatttaatggaagaaaccatcaaaatatatttattgtaattttagagttaaattagattatatattttagtaaattgtattgttattaaaagtaattattttattaaaatatacaaCATTTATATACTTAAACGAAAGATATAATTTTCTTGGATATACCTCCATTCTAAATTTCGTGCATTATACGGTTTCTAAACtagttaataataaatttgatggaagaaaagagATGACCATATGTtagtaaaagtgccaaaactcaTAACAATGGCGTTGACTTTAATCACTTAATCAAACATGTCTTAGCTTGTACTTAAAGAGAAATGATGAGGATGTGTCGAGTATAAGTGAATTGAAGTTTGGACGATCGATAAGGTGCTAAATACGTGGCTAATGAGGCTTCCTTAAAGGGTGAAGCCATGCGTTGGACAAGTTAAGGCATGAGAAAGGGTTTGCTCGATCAAGGCATTAGAGAAATAGCAAACAGAAGCTGTAGGAGCAATCTGCCCATTCGAGCAAGCCACCTGCTCATTCGAGCAGACCTATCAGAGGCTCACATAAGCTCAACAACAATGCTGGTCGTTCGAGCATGGAGAGAGCTCGTTTAAGCAACTTGCCTCGGATGCTAATTTTAACCTTTTTGCATTGATGGACATGTATTGATTTGCTTGATGCTATATTTCTTGTGTTGTTTATTGTCATACTTATTATGATGATTAGTGTCGATGTTTATTGTGAGTATGGTGATTCAAGAGGGAATTCTAAGAGTGATGTATaacttgcctataaataagATACTCACAGAATCATTCACCATAAGCACACAAACTTGTGAGAGGGCTATTTCTTTGTAAAAATTTGAGTGTTCTTCATAGAATTAATATTGTGATCTGGAAAGGATTGTCCTCTGGATAAGAGagttatatttatattgtattgttgaatctaatttaaataaaactactttctccgtttcaatttactggtaatgtttgttttttcacgcaatccaatacactaattcaaatcttaatatctctaattatgtataacaaaaaattataaaaatttgatattaataatatttgcaatgagacaatcaaacaagatttcacttgactatattttaacttatagattaaaaactaatcacaaattaagagtaatgaatgaatatttcattttgcctaatgttgcaactaatatggaACGAAATAAGTACATTTGAGGGGgtggtatccaagatacctcataaacacattgtGTCCATTCTCTCgcttttatttgttaattatcaTCTTGTGTTTCGTAAAGGTAACCTCTTGTAGCTTTTATTTcaccataagcattaaaaaaatacttatcAAAAGAAAGTTAGTAAAAATATGAGGACcgcaactaataaaaaaatatttttataatgttagtgaaaaatatgtatgaccataagaaatataaaaatgttaaaataaaactCGTTGAAGATATGTaaggaccataaacattataaaaaaacattaaaacgaGAATACATATGGTTacttttgtccaaaatttgtgatataataaATTGGTTTTTTATGTAAAGAACTGATAAAACATCCTAATGGAAAAATGAAACTTCTCTAATGAATGGAGAAGGGagtatttttcaattaaaataataattatttttataaagtatttAAATTGATAAACTCTAAAATAACGGAGTAGCATGAACACATACTTTTTCAACTTAAAAATGCCATTCAGAAAGCGGGAACATATAAAAAGGCTTTTGAAATGATTTCAACTTTTTCTAGGCGACACTAAATTTTCCCGCGAACACAAATGCCACGCTGGCAATCCGGGACATTCCATATAGACCAATTAAAATCCACGATCTCTTCTTATAAAAACAAGAACACCCTTGTATCTCTTGTGAAAAACCCTCGCCTTTTTCTCTTCTCTCACCAACCTCCTCTTTTTTCCCACACTCTCTCTCCTAGGGTTCAGGTAAAAAACAACAATGAGTGGCAAAGATGGTTCTGGATCTACCAAAGGAGGACGCGGAAAACCTAAATCTTCGAAATCGGTTTCTAGATCTTCCAAGGCTGGTCTTCAGTTTCCTGTTGGTAGAATCGCAAGGTTTTTGAAGGCTGGAAAATATGCGGAGCGTGTTGGTGCTGGTGCTCCTGTTTATCTCTCTGCTGTTCTCGAGTATCTCGCTGCTGAGGTATTTGACAATTTATTGATGTTCTTCAGTTATTTTTCAGTCGATTAGTTTGAGTTAGGCTATGGTTTTTGGCTGTTTGAGATTGAcataatttgttgtttttggtGAATTGGTATGTTTTTaacgatttttagggtttgaagGTTTATGTCATATTTAGTTAGTAGCTCGGATGGTTTGATTGAGATATAGATTGTCTAATCTTACAGTATGTTAATTAAGCTTTGAGTCTTTGACGCATAATTTCAGAATCGAATAcacggtttgatttgatttgCTGTGACTCTGAGTGTTTGGTTTGATTGAAATTGGAGTGTGATCATCAAAATGTCGTTGATTATTTGGATGATTTGACAGGATTTTTATGGTTTAAAGTCTAAATAATGTTTAATGAGTAGTTTTGATGGTTTAATTGGGGAGCATGTTAGTAAGTTTTAACGCTTGATTTCGGAATCCTTTTATTTGAGGCCTTCGAGACTCCtcaaattaatatttgattGTGATCAATAGTCTTTATTAAGGTCTCTAGGGATATTTAATAAATTGAAATTCGAAATTTGAGTGAGAATCAGGATTTCTAGGATTTTATGAGcaaatattctaattctaaaacTGAAAATGGTGTATAGGTGTTGGAGCTGGCTGGAAATGCAGCGAGAGACAACAAGAAGAATAGAATAGTACCGCGTCACATTCAATTAGCAGtaaggaacgatgaagagttGAGCAAGTTATTGGGGCAAGTAACAATTGCCAATGGCGGTGTGTTGCCGAATATTCATCAGACTCTTTTGCCTAAGAAGCAAGGTGGTGGTGGTAAAGGAGATATTGGTTCTGCTTCTCAGGAATTCTAGAATATTCTCGGATGTACTTAAAAAAATGATGATTAAGATTAGTTTAATGGGGTTCTAGCTCGATCTCTTTCTTTGAATCTTGtttcatatatatttacatcCTGCAAGGAAATATAGAATAGAATGAACTCCATTAGTGATGGAACTGTGTAATTTTGATCTCGGATTTTGGTTTTTAAATGGAATTCTGTGATTTTACGGTtgcatttaaaataatttatttcagTAACTGATGTTTATTTCAGAGAAATATTCATGTCTTAAATGCAATTTTATTCTATAAATTCTACTTCATAGTAATAATTACATTAACTCGTAAATGAGTATACACATTGTCTGGTTTTGTGAATATGATATCAATTGTAATAATTACGGTTGCATTAATTACATTGATAAGCTCTTTTGGTTATAAACTGGTAAGGGATGTTGATGTAAATAtgatattaaactttaaattattcatGCTTAATTCAAaatttgtataaaaattattattcaaaataatttttcttaaattcaaTCTAGTTATGGTGAACAATTATCTGTCTTTATTAAGGACAAGAGTCgggtataaatattaaaaaatgacCGCTTTGGAGGAGCGGTGAACCTTAACAACAAAGGAATATCCACTTGATCCTTTGTGCAAATTTTGGCTTTCTTCGAGGTACCAGCTTTACCTTAGTTTTATCTGAAGAGTCAATAGTAGCCTTTTGATGTGGTGACTTATTGGTTGTGAAGTCGGTTAATTAGTGCAAAATTCACTTTTGTCGTATTTTTCAAAAGCTCTTCTATTTCCGATATTTAACCTTCgctatcttttttattttatcatcatCTTCAAATAAAATTACGCATTTGCTcttataatttgaaaaaattacaattttaccacTGCACTTAAAATTTCCTATATATACCACAATCTCACTAATAATTTTcttatcacacttaaaaaacaaacttacataagtaaatttttggagcaaaaactaagaagtttaatccgcaaacaattaatcgaggtaatttttctttcgaattttattatttgaaaattatataaaaaaaataaacgagtcacacagatctgggcgactagACCTCGGTTCAGTCGCAAAAAAAccgcgattggaccccggttcagtcgcactattttgtgcgactgaaccggggtccaaccGCGGTTTTTtctgcgactgaaccggggtctgGTCGCCAGATCTGTgcaactcaatttttttttcatttttttatgaataataattattattttaattatattattattattgttattattattattattattattattattattattattattattatttttactgttattattattatttttattattgttgttgtgattgttattatttttattattaaatttttatttttgttttaattattaatttgttattttaaatatgtttgttataattattattattaacttttttatattcttttgaatattatttttattgttattgttggtgttgttgttgttattgtcaatgttattaaattttcctttgattttatttttaattattgtttttgttattagtgttataattattgttattgtttgtgttattactgttatgattattattaatgttattttttttgttaatattgttattattatcattattattattatgattattgtgaatttagaaaattaattacaataatattattaataatcctaataataaatatgttgtaacattatgtttgttgataatgattagatAAATTAtgttgttgctaattaattattgttttttttatgtggTTAAACGTAATGTTTGAttatcttcatttattattaatatttacttaaattatcaaaaattgtagtaaatggctgttAATCAAGGAAgagaaaagggtttttttagaaacttgttgagcggtaatagttctaggcctaccttactcagaggggacccgcatgagagggagGTAACGGGTTCAGCTAGGAGgcctaggcaggaagaggctgccagataCAGTATTGCCCAACGGTCGACTGCGTTGGACCTAGTGCGAACCCCTCTTGAGGACCAGGCTAGTAgcatccagagtagttggggtttcaagtgatgatgataatgttgCTGATGATGTTGAATACAAAGCTCTTGATTTTCGCCCAGTGGACTGGACTATTGTCCGGGGGCGCGACGGGAGATTTGCACGTGGCGGCCCTAGTTCTTCAGCCGCCTCTGAGCGCACTGGACGCAGTTTCGTCGATAATGAGTCGGCCCGAGAGAGCAGGCGCTCAAAGTCCGCTAACACGGACTGATTAGTCATATCGCCCCAGCCCAGGGGGCCGACAGATACCCGattgatccctagctatggtgGGCGCATAGCGAAACTTATTTtcgacggctccgagcgtacacCTCCGGTTCTGGAATGCCGTAGTAGGAAGAGGCCGTTGAAGGCCATCATCGGACTGAGGGATATGACCGATGGACatatgtaaataacatgcacacgaCAATCCATGGGtgtgttgaagtacacaaccgcatttgttaaatACAAAATCACCCAGTTCTAACATACGGTTATACTCAAGTtggagctgctccaaggcatagatagatacgtggcgatataaaggtctaaagaaatgctGTCGCATCGACCTTGCTACaaaattcatggattcctgtagcgcttgtcggatcctagcatgctgatttgtaatctgtgcgtgtgcccttttaaaaagggtatcgaatgagctattaccgctaccaaggtaatacttgaaagatgagtgttggctttcaactctgctgctagtctggttacccatgtgcaaacaatcattcgtccacgcacgcacaaatttctctctaggtggaatccatgttccagccagaTACCGAATGACCTTGTTCTTAACCGACCACGTAGTCACGATCGCTTGCCATCTCTGTTCAAATTCcccgattgtagaactttcaaccaaggggttctaTCTATCCTGCCTGATTatttgcccttgttgattttttttcccgccacacaacttgtccaccatgttctcaacgtcgtttgcAATATGCCTAATGCATAACAAATAAcgtacatctacattaaacacaacattgaacgtaattaagacatattcaatagatagaacgacattaattaatcaacaaaacctttttacctgggaagacgtcacgaatagctacagataaaccttcgtctcgatcggttacaatgacgctaggagtctgagcagggccgaaaatatctctcaatccctgcaacatCCAAGAATACGACACAGCctcctcatctcgcatcaaacagaacgcaaccaagaagttgtgattggttggcgtcattccgatcacttcacatagtggccacttttgtttgttctttttgtacgttgtatctatcagcacaacatacggccacgtacatatcatttggatagaggtaggatttgcaactaatagcCTGCTTAGTTCCCCTTtgctatccaagtctgtccagaccacgtaattaagttttgtggccatataaagacagtgttgaaggggagtcctaccctccatctcttctctccttattgattgcctaatattatatatctgattcatgcTAGTAAAAATAccaggaaaattttctctaatagaagtcataataaaggccggttgtatttcggttgcactaagctgtcgaaTGTGCTctcgaatatctacattgatc
Coding sequences:
- the LOC130818948 gene encoding histone H2AX encodes the protein MSGKDGSGSTKGGRGKPKSSKSVSRSSKAGLQFPVGRIARFLKAGKYAERVGAGAPVYLSAVLEYLAAEVLELAGNAARDNKKNRIVPRHIQLAVRNDEELSKLLGQVTIANGGVLPNIHQTLLPKKQGGGGKGDIGSASQEF